In Gemmatimonadota bacterium, one DNA window encodes the following:
- a CDS encoding MFS transporter, whose protein sequence is MIHLNRDRAWTGGFFTIWTGQTLSSLGTQVLVAYLPEVFLAPIIGTLNDRWNRRIVMIVSDTLVAIAMAGLAGLFWIEIIEIWHIYAVNFLASIGRAFQGLAMITSTPLMVPEKHLARIQGTNQTLHGVLSMGGPPLGALALAVFEMHIILAIDVLTAMLAIGPLIFIMIPQPKRMEEKQSQEVGIWVDMLEGFRYLWRWTGLRNLILIAAVLNIFGNTKMTISPLLITDHFNGEATELGWFNSAWGVGIVLGGLLVGAWGGFRRRIMTTILGWIVYGIGTILVGIAPHTRFALAITGIALSGVGSSLINAPLRALLQANVDPHLQGRVFGALHSSVQFTTMLGLIVIGPVTDVFGPQPWFLTGGLLTLVLGTSARMIPSVVSIEDKKP, encoded by the coding sequence TTGATTCATCTGAATAGAGACAGAGCATGGACTGGCGGATTCTTTACCATCTGGACCGGACAAACGCTGTCGTCTCTTGGAACCCAAGTCCTTGTCGCCTACCTGCCAGAAGTCTTCCTGGCTCCCATCATTGGCACACTGAACGATAGATGGAACCGCCGAATTGTAATGATCGTCTCGGATACGCTTGTTGCAATAGCCATGGCTGGTCTTGCTGGTCTTTTCTGGATAGAAATTATCGAGATCTGGCATATCTACGCAGTAAACTTCCTGGCGAGTATTGGTCGTGCATTCCAGGGCCTGGCGATGATAACTTCCACGCCTCTGATGGTGCCCGAAAAACATCTGGCCAGGATCCAGGGGACGAATCAAACCCTGCATGGAGTACTCAGCATGGGAGGGCCTCCCCTTGGAGCATTGGCACTGGCCGTGTTCGAGATGCATATCATATTGGCCATCGATGTTTTGACAGCGATGCTGGCTATCGGTCCCCTCATCTTCATTATGATTCCACAGCCCAAAAGGATGGAGGAAAAGCAAAGCCAGGAGGTTGGAATCTGGGTTGATATGCTGGAAGGATTTCGTTATTTGTGGAGATGGACTGGTCTTCGGAACTTAATCTTAATTGCTGCCGTATTAAACATATTTGGGAACACGAAGATGACCATCTCGCCCCTCTTGATAACAGATCACTTCAATGGAGAGGCTACTGAACTTGGTTGGTTTAATTCTGCCTGGGGAGTGGGCATTGTTCTGGGAGGCCTTCTGGTCGGGGCCTGGGGTGGATTCCGCCGCCGAATCATGACGACGATCTTAGGCTGGATCGTGTATGGCATTGGAACAATACTCGTAGGTATAGCCCCTCATACCCGCTTTGCTTTGGCCATCACGGGCATAGCTTTAAGCGGTGTCGGTAGCTCGCTAATTAACGCGCCTCTCCGCGCACTCCTTCAGGCCAATGTCGATCCCCATCTACAAGGCCGCGTATTTGGTGCTCTCCATAGTTCCGTGCAATTTACAACTATGCTTGGGCTCATCGTGATAGGTCCCGTAACCGATGTATTTGGCCCGCAGCCGTGGTTCCTAACAGGGGGATTACTGACCCTCGTTCTTGGAACGTCTGCCCGGATGATTCCGTCCGTTGTTAGTATCGAAGACAAAAAACCCTGA
- a CDS encoding 2'-5' RNA ligase family protein yields the protein MIPYVKDTSKWEDWQRDYRLGLILIMPPPEVSQEIDLLRAKYDPRSADSCSTHISLSDPLSKEMTPDLIDEINNVITDVQPFTLHYDKLHASTRHPGVSYPIRPQEPIDNLKQILHGTSAFSDEAYHRRNIAPHMTIAEFISIDESLELCARLQNSAPSGSFLCDKLEFIVPDENFRFKKRGTFFLDDSGQKE from the coding sequence ATGATTCCATACGTAAAAGACACATCAAAGTGGGAAGATTGGCAACGCGACTACCGATTAGGCCTCATCCTTATCATGCCCCCTCCAGAGGTATCTCAGGAGATCGATCTCTTGCGAGCAAAGTATGATCCCCGCTCTGCTGACTCCTGTTCGACGCACATCTCTTTGTCAGATCCCTTGAGCAAGGAAATGACGCCTGATCTTATCGATGAAATCAATAACGTCATTACTGATGTCCAGCCATTCACGCTTCATTACGACAAGCTGCATGCCTCAACCAGGCATCCTGGCGTCTCGTATCCTATAAGGCCACAAGAGCCTATCGATAATTTAAAGCAGATCCTCCACGGTACATCGGCATTTTCCGACGAAGCGTATCACCGGCGCAACATAGCTCCGCACATGACCATTGCTGAATTCATATCCATAGACGAGAGCCTTGAGCTATGTGCACGGCTCCAAAATTCAGCCCCGTCTGGCTCTTTTTTGTGTGATAAACTGGAGTTCATCGTACCTGATGAGAATTTTCGGTTCAAAAAGAGGGGTACGTTCTTTCTCGACGATTCGGGTCAAAAGGAGTGA